The sequence below is a genomic window from Cedecea neteri.
TTTTTGATGTGCTGCAGGCGAGCACGGATGCCTCCGTGGTGCCGTTTGGCTCTGCGTTCCCGGACCCGCGCCTGTTTCCACTCCAGGAGCTCCACCGTTCAATGGCGGCGGTCAGCAAAACGGCGACCGCCATCAGCGTGATTGAAAGTCTCCCGCCCGGCAACGAAGCGCTGCGCCACGCCATTGCCCAGCGTTACGCCCAGCAGGGGATGCACGTTTCACCGGATGAAATCGTGATTACCGCAGGCGCACTTGAGGCGCTCAATCTAAGCCTACAGGCAGTTACCGAGCCGGGTGATTGGGTGATTGTCGAGAACCCTTGCTTCTACGGCGCGCTACAGGCGCTGGAGCGTCTGAGGCTGAAAGCGCTCTCGGTCGCCACCGACCCGGTGAGCGGGATCGATCTCGATGCCCTGGCGCAGGCTCTGACGGAATACCCGGTTAAAGCCTGCTGGTTAATGACCAACAGCCAGAACCCGCTGGGCGTGACGCTGTCGCCGGAGAAAAAAGCACAGCTGGTGCAACTATTGCAGGCGCATAACGTCACGCTGATTGAGGATGACGTGTACAGCGAGCTTTATTACGGGCGTGAAAGGCCTCTACCTGCCCGGGCATATGATGCCCACGATATGACTCTACATTGCTCCTCGTTTTCAAAATGCCTGGTGGCCGGATTTCGCATCGGCTGGGTCGCCGCCGGGAAGCACGCCCGCCGCATTCAGCAGCTGCAGTTGATGAGCACGCTGTCCACCAGTTCGCCGATGCAGCTGGCCCTGGTCGATTTTCTGGCTACTCGCCGCTACGACACGCACCTGCGAAAACTGCGCAGGATGCTGGCCGAGCGAAAACAGCAGGCCTGGCAGACACTGAGTGAGCTTCTCCCGCCAGAAGTCAAAATCCACCGCAGCGAAAGCGGCTATTTCCTGTGGATTGAGCTGCCGGAGGGGCAGGACGCCAGCGTGCTTAACGAGCGGGCATTGGCGCATAAGATAAGCATCGCGCCGGGGAAAATGTTCACCACTGGCAGGGCCTGGGATAACTATTTCCGCTTCAACGCCTCATGGGCCTGGGGCGACAGGGAGCGTCAGGCAGCAGTGACGTTGTCACGTTTAATCAAGGAATTGATTGAGGAACACCATGTACAAGACTGAAAGATTGCTACTGAGAGCGTGGCGAGAGGAGGACTTAGTTCCGTTTGCCGAAATGAACGCCGACCCGGACGTGATGCGTTATTTCTTGCAGCCGCTGACACCGGAAGAAAGCCGGAATTATCTGGAGACATTCCGCCAGCGTATGGCGGAAAACGGCTTTGGTTTCTGGGCGGTGGAAGAACGCCACAGCGGAGAGCTGGCCGGGTTCGTTGGCCTGAACCGGCCAGGCTACTCGCTGCCGTTTGGCCCGTGTGTCGAGATCGGCTGGCGGCTTCGAAAAGCGTTTTGGGGCAAAGGGTATGCGCCTGAGGCCGCGAGTGAAGCGCTGCGCATTGGTTTCGACGAATACGATCTGGACAACATCGTGGCTTTTACCGCACTACCAAATTTGCCGTCCCAGCGGGTGATGGAAAAATTAGGCATGCGCCGAAGCGGTGAGTTTGATCACCCCATGGTGCCGGCGCAGCATCCGCTGCTGCGGCATATCTGGTATCAGCTCCACAGGCCGGAAATTTAAAAGCCGGCGAACCGGCTTCTGTCACAGTTATTCTGTCGGCTGGAAAACGTAATGGTCGCCCTTCACCACAATATGGCCGACGCCCGGGAACGGGAAGTGTGGAGCAAAAATCAGCTCACGATCGGCGGCCAGTTTTGCCAGCAGCGCTTTGCGGTTGGCGATCCCTTGCTTACGGTCGTTATCATAGGCAATCGCCCATTCGGGCTTCGTGAGCGAAACAATCGAGCTGTGCGCCGAGTCGCCGATGTCCAGAATTCGTTGCTTGCCGGAAACAATCTGGTAGCCAACGTGCCCCGGCGTATGGCCTGGTAGCGGTACAGAGGTGATTCCCGGCAGCACCTGGTCGCCAGGCTTAAAGGTTTTCACCTGCGGCCGGATGGCCTCAGCCAGCGCCTTCATCTTCGGCAGCGTTTGCAGCCATGCCCAATCCGGGGCGGAGATTTTCACCGTGGCGTGAGGGAACGCCTGCTTGCCGTCCGCCGTCAGCAGCCCGCCAACATGATCGCCGTGAACGTGGGTGATCAGCACATCGGTGATTTGGTCTGGCTTATAACCTGCCTTTGCGAGGCTCGCAATCAGCTGGCCCTGCGCATTGGGGCCAAGCCCGGTATCCAGCAGAATGACTTTGCTGCCGTCTTTCACCAGCAGGGCATCGACGCTGAGCTTAATTTTGTCCGTCGGCGCACCTGCCGCAGACAGCACATCCGCGACCGCTTTTTCTCCCACGTCAACGCCAATCACTTTGCCATCGTTGGGCAGGGCGTTGTTTTTATCGTGCAGCGCGGTTAACTCAAGCTTGCCGAGCGGAAACGTTTTAAACGCTGCGCCTGCGTTATCCGCCAGCGCGAAGGCGGAGTAGCTGGCCGCAAACAGGACTGAAACGAGCAGTTTTTTGATCATCACTGTTCCCTTTATGCATCAAGTTAATTACCGGAAACCCATTGTTACTACTGACATGTCGCCGCAACAGATTTTAAGTAAAGCATCTACGCTGATTAATGGTTAGCTGCCTGGGCGGGTTTACATTTTGCATTGGGGTTAAAGATGAAGCGTAAAACAGTAAGTTACGGGCTGCCGGTCAGCCTGTTTTTGGCGGCGCTGAGCGGCAGCGCATGGGCCGAGAGCGGCCAGAATGCGCCGGGGGAAAACTACCCGGTGCTGACAAAGGACTATTTGCTGCAGTCCTTCGACAGCAGCGAAAAACCGAATGAGGTGAAGATCACCCCAGATCTGCATAATCGCTATTTCTACAGCAACTGCGGTGGGGACAAAAGCTGTGATTCTGCCATTCCAGCGGGGGCGATGTTGTTTAAGGCTCCGTCCGGTTTTGGTTCCACGCCGCACAGTGAATTTCCGCGCGTCGAGCTAAGAGCCACGCACAATTTTGTGAACGGCAGCGAGTTTGACAATGAGCAGCGCGGGTCGGTGTATATCGTTAAAAATCCGTCCACGCGCTCGAT
It includes:
- a CDS encoding MBL fold metallo-hydrolase; its protein translation is MIKKLLVSVLFAASYSAFALADNAGAAFKTFPLGKLELTALHDKNNALPNDGKVIGVDVGEKAVADVLSAAGAPTDKIKLSVDALLVKDGSKVILLDTGLGPNAQGQLIASLAKAGYKPDQITDVLITHVHGDHVGGLLTADGKQAFPHATVKISAPDWAWLQTLPKMKALAEAIRPQVKTFKPGDQVLPGITSVPLPGHTPGHVGYQIVSGKQRILDIGDSAHSSIVSLTKPEWAIAYDNDRKQGIANRKALLAKLAADRELIFAPHFPFPGVGHIVVKGDHYVFQPTE
- a CDS encoding GNAT family N-acetyltransferase; translated protein: MYKTERLLLRAWREEDLVPFAEMNADPDVMRYFLQPLTPEESRNYLETFRQRMAENGFGFWAVEERHSGELAGFVGLNRPGYSLPFGPCVEIGWRLRKAFWGKGYAPEAASEALRIGFDEYDLDNIVAFTALPNLPSQRVMEKLGMRRSGEFDHPMVPAQHPLLRHIWYQLHRPEI
- a CDS encoding PLP-dependent aminotransferase family protein — its product is MKKYQQLAQQILDQIALGVWQPGDRLPSLREQVGHSGMSFMTVGHAYQMLESQGAIVARPQSGYYVAPRPVARTAPPAVQVTRAETVDINTYIFDVLQASTDASVVPFGSAFPDPRLFPLQELHRSMAAVSKTATAISVIESLPPGNEALRHAIAQRYAQQGMHVSPDEIVITAGALEALNLSLQAVTEPGDWVIVENPCFYGALQALERLRLKALSVATDPVSGIDLDALAQALTEYPVKACWLMTNSQNPLGVTLSPEKKAQLVQLLQAHNVTLIEDDVYSELYYGRERPLPARAYDAHDMTLHCSSFSKCLVAGFRIGWVAAGKHARRIQQLQLMSTLSTSSPMQLALVDFLATRRYDTHLRKLRRMLAERKQQAWQTLSELLPPEVKIHRSESGYFLWIELPEGQDASVLNERALAHKISIAPGKMFTTGRAWDNYFRFNASWAWGDRERQAAVTLSRLIKELIEEHHVQD
- a CDS encoding polysaccharide lyase family 7 protein, coding for MKRKTVSYGLPVSLFLAALSGSAWAESGQNAPGENYPVLTKDYLLQSFDSSEKPNEVKITPDLHNRYFYSNCGGDKSCDSAIPAGAMLFKAPSGFGSTPHSEFPRVELRATHNFVNGSEFDNEQRGSVYIVKNPSTRSIIFAQIHGDKPGGSEMLKLRWEDGAIVAGVKENYGDPEKRTTLLSGVGLKDKIDYSIKAKGTASGMKVTVEASAGGKKASQTFDYPKQSWEGIQLYFKAGNYNQDKNRDGSEAVVAYSKLDVRYK